The proteins below are encoded in one region of Lactuca sativa cultivar Salinas chromosome 3, Lsat_Salinas_v11, whole genome shotgun sequence:
- the LOC111897028 gene encoding uncharacterized protein LOC111897028, producing MLMGFERSFIISFVMLCCLCSLREIKGVDNSTLRSLDDLFLEYAENSLPSRPQTGVLYNASLPSNFTGVNVSIIRLRRDSFWRKGANYSGFYMPPRIFSLPNFTRLDMVFSNLGNMSSYYYNVPNYTLVASVVGFNAYGSRNSTGQFGNLTTQMTKLNLTLFGGPILVQFPNFSLPQNEKPKCVVFYINGTVEMTNMTLQDMCAVHDQGHFSIIVPHPTMVPHTPKEKEKGQLWKWWVFGFAIGILGLLFFGIVIFIIVRAFRMRKLEKMEKEAERSEALGATNVGQSRMPLASAVRTQPTIENDYHP from the coding sequence ATGTTGATGGGGTTTGAGAGAAGCTTCATTATTAGTTTTGTGATGCTATGCTGTTTATGTTCGTTGAGAGAAATCAAGGGCGTGGACAATTCTACCCTTCGTTCTTTAGATGACCTTTTTCTTGAATATGCGGAGAATTCACTACCAAGTCGACCTCAAACAGGTGTTTTATATAATGCATCTTTGCCTTCAAATTTTACAGGTGTTAATGTTTCAATCATTCGCCTACGAAGGGATAGTTTCTGGAGGAAAGGGGCAAATTATAGTGGATTTTATATGCCACCGAGGATATTCTCATTGCCAAATTTCACAAGGTTAGATATGGTTTTCTCAAATCTTGGGAACATGTCTTCTTACTACTACAATGTACCAAATTATACTCTTGTCGCCTCTGTTGTTGGTTTCAATGCCTATGGTTCAAGAAACTCGACAGGGCAATTTGGTAATTTGACCACTCAGATGACCAAACTAAATCTCACCCTCTTCGGAGGCCCAATTTTGGTCCAATTTCCCAACTTCTCACTCCCACAAAACGAAAAACCAAAATGTGTTGTGTTTTATATAAACGGGACAGTTGAAATGACCAACATGACCCTACAAGACATGTGTGCCGTGCACGATCAAGGGCATTTCTCGATCATTGTACCACACCCAACGATGGTGCCGCATACCCCGAAAGAGAAGGAGAAAGGGCAATTGTGGAAATGGTGGGTGTTTGGATTTGCTATAGGGATATTAGGGTTGTTATTTTTTGGGATTGTTATATTTATTATAGTTAGAGCTTTTAGAATGAGAAAACTTGAAAAAATGGAAAAAGAGGCAGAAAGGAGTGAAGCTTTAGGCGCAACAAATGTTGGGCAAAGTAGAATGCCTTTGGCTTCAGCTGTTAGAACACAGCCTACGATTGAAAATGATTACCATCCataa